Genomic DNA from Paenibacillus sp. MBLB1832:
TACTTTAGAAGAAGCCATTCAACAGAAGGATCAAACGGGCGTATTCGCTAGTCATGAATTTGGAGAAAGTCTCGAAGTGATACAAACTATCGAAACCAATGCACATCAAATCGTAGAAGAAGAGTACGAGACGGGTTATCAAGAACATGTTTATTTGGAACCCCAAGGCATGCTGGGGATTTATAAAGAGGATGAAATCCATGTAGAAGGATCGATGCAATGTCTCTATTATGTGAAAAAAGCGTTGGTAAGTGCACTGGCCTGTGATGAGGATGAGGTTAGGGTGATACAAAGTCCTACTGGCGGCGGGTTTGGCGGGAAGGAAGATTTCCCTTCGATGATGGCTTGTCATGTTGGCATAGCCGCTAAGGTTGTCAAGAAACCAGTTATGCTGCTGTTTGACCGAGCAGAGGATTTTGAAGTCACGACAAAGCGACATCCCGCCAAATTTAAATATCGAACGGCATTAGATGAAAAAGGAAATATTCTATGTATGCATGTAGAGCTCTTTCTTGATTGCGGAGCAAATGCAGGTTTAAGTCCTGTCGTTTTGCAGAGGGCATTACTGAACAGTGCAGGCGTATATAAAATTCCGCACTTTCATGCGAAAGGCTATGCGCTGAAAACCAATACGGTGCCGAATGGCGCTTTTAGAGGCTTTGGCGCACCGCAAAGCTTTGCGGCCATTGAAAGTCTTATGGGACACATTAGTCGTAAGCTAAAACGAGACCCCATTGCATATAAAAGAAACTATTTGGTGAAACAAGGTGATCACACTATTACGGGCGGGAAGTTTAAAGATCCTGTTTTGATGGAAGACATGATCAAAGATTTAATGCTTACAGTCGACTATACAAAGAAAAAAGAAGAGTTCCTCGGCTTTAACCAACAAAATAAGCGTTACAAAAAAGGGATAGGCGCTTCCTTTTTCTTGCATGGCTGTGGATTTACCGGCAGTGGGGAAAGAGACCATATTAAAGCAACTGTAAAATTAGTAAAAACAGAAAGCGATCAGGTACTGATCAAGATTTCAAATTCAGATATGGGTCAGGGCGCGCTAACCATTATGAGTAAAATTGTAGCGCGAGAGCTTGGACTGCCTTACAAAGATATCTCCTTTCCGTATCCAGATACGAAAGAAGTTCCTGATTCTGGTCCAACCGTCGCATCCAGAACCACGATGATTGTCGGCAAATTACTGGAACGGGCAGCAAGTAAAATGAAAGCTGGGTGGCTTTCAGGTGTATCTCAAGAGGTAGTGGAGCACTATGTACATGAAGAAATGATTCCATGGAATGAGGAGAAATTCTCTGGAGATGCTTATCCCGCTTATGCGTGGGGAGTCAATATGATTGAACTAGAAGTGGATACCTTAACTGGAAATGTTCGAGTGGAAAAGATTTACGGCAGTTATGATATAGGAAAAGCGATTGATGAACAAATTGTTAAGGGTCAGATCGATGGCGGCATGGTCCAAGGAATCGCTTATGGTTGTATGGAAAAAATGACGTCTAAATCAGGCAAAATCCAGCAAAAAAGCATTTCAGACTATGGCCCCCCAACGGCTATGGATGTCGTCCATATTGAAAGCAAACTCTATGATAATCCTTTTGCCGGAGGACCTTATGGCGCGAAAGGTGTAGGTGAATTGCCACTAACGGGAGGAGCGCCTGCTGTGCAAGCAGCGATTGAGGACGCCCTGCAAATATCGTTTTATCAAATTCCTGTTACGCCCGAATTGATTATCGAAAGTTTGACGAAGAAGGCGGGGGGAAGCTCTTGATTACATTTAACCTGAATGGAAGAGAAGTAGAAACAGAAGCTCCACCCACCATGAGATTAATTGATCTATTAAGAGACGAATTTCAGTTAATTGGTTCTAAGGAAGGCTGTGGGGATGGAGAATGCGGAACTTGTAGTGTCCTAGTAAATTCACTTTTGCATAATAGCTGCCTCGTACCTATCGGTGCCATTGAAGGAGCGGAAGTTATAACGATTGATGGATATTGTAAGACAGAACAGTTTCAACTATTAAGTGAATGCTATTCGGAAGCAGGTGCAGTTCAATGTGGTTTCTGCATTCCAGGAATGGTAATGGCAAGCGCTGCCATTTTATCCCAAAATCCTCATCCGACAGAAGAAGAGATTCGTGAAGGGATCTCCGGAAATTTGTGCCGTTGTACCGGCTATAACATGATTGTAGATGCGATTGACTTAGCAGCGAAAAAAGGTGAAGGCTTATGGTAATCAAAACCAATACATCTTACCGATACAAGCGTCTAGAAGAAACCCTTTCCAGGCTAAGTAAAGAAGAATGCCAAATTATTGCGGGCGGCACGGATGTCATGGTACAGCATAAAAGTCCAAGAGGTACACCTGCCAAGTTCGATAAACCCATTGTTTTTATCGATCAATTAAAGGAATTAAAGCAAGTATATAAGATGAATCATGATATTCATATAGGGGCTTGTTGTACCTATAGTGAAATGATGAAACATCCCCTCATACCTGGAATTCTAAAGAAAGCAATCAAAGAAATTGCCGCGCCAGCTATTCGAAATCGAGGGACGATTGGCGGGAATATTTGCAATGCCTCCCCTGCGGGAGATACTTTACCTTTGCTATATATCTATAACGCTAAAGTGCGACTGGTATCCGCTAAAGGGGAGCGCATGATTGAGATTCAAGATTTTATTCAAGGACCAAGAAAAGTAAACAGATTGAATGATGAAATCGTGAGAGAAATTATTTTGCCAGAAGTGCATGAGGATCTTACTCATTTTGTTTTTGAGAAAGTAGCTAACCGAAGAGCAGATGCCATAGCCAAAATATCGTTTGCAGGCTTGTTGCGTAGGGATGAAGGAAGGATTAGTGATGCTCGATTTGCATTCGGTGCTGTCGGACCAACCATTGTACGTTCCATGGATATTGAAAAAAAGTTACTGAGTGCAGCATTTCCGCTGGATAATAAGTTCATTGATGGGATTGTTGCTGATTTTGAGTGCCTATTAAAACCAATAGATGATGGGCGCTCTACCGCGGTTTATCGGAAAACAGTTGCACTACATTTATTGCGTCATTTTCTTGAAATGTATTGAAAGAGCAGCCCCCATATTGGCTAACTGGGGGCTGCTCTATTTTATACGATGAATTATTTCGCAGCTTCAAGCTGCTTTCTTTGACGCTTTGCTTTGCGGAAATGCAAGAGCTCATACACCGTAGGTACCATCACCAAGGTGAAGATGGTTGCGGAGGTAAGTCCGCCGATAACGACGACGGCCAAGCCTTTGGACACGATGCTTCCTTCTTCTGCTTTCGCAATGACAAGCGGTACCATCGCGCAGATGGTAGCGACAGCCGTCATCAGGATTGGACGCATACGCGTTGCCGCGGCTTCAAGCAAGGATTCACGAATGGTCATGTGTTCTTCGTTTTGCTTCACACGGTCGATCAAGACGATCGCATTCGTCACGACGATACCGATCAACATTAAGAATCCGAAGATTGAAGTTACGTCGAAGGACGTTTTCGTAATCATCATCCCAACGATGGCGCCAACTGCTGCGAATGGCAGGGACACCATACTTGCGATTGGTGCACGGAACGATTTGAACGTAATGACCATGATCAACAAGACGATACCGATGGAAATACCCATCGTCATGAACAAGTCAGCAAAATCGCTGGATTGCTGGGCGGATGCTCCACCTACGAGAAGGGTAACACCTTCAGGGAGTTTCAGGTCTTTCGTTTTCGTCGTTATTTCCTTATTGATTTTGGACAGTTTGGCCGAATCCACAAGTGCAGTCACACGCAAATATTGTTGGCCGCCTTTGTGTAGAATCGTATTGGATTCATTCGTTTTCTCAATTTTGGCAACCGATGTTAATGCGGCTGGTCCAGTTGCTGTCATAATTTGAATATTGGACAAGTCAGAAACAGTTGTAGGCTTAATCAAAGCATCTAGCACAACAGGAATTTCTTTGTTCTCCAGCTTCATGGAACCGATTGGGGTCGGGTTCATCAGAGAGCGGATCGTACCCGCAATTTCCTGTGGTTTCGCTAATGCTGGGTCCACTGTAATGGAGTAGCCTGGCTTCGTTACATTTTGGTTGCTATTTACTTTCTCAACGCCTTCAATATCTTTTACAGCTGCAATGACATCGGCAGCCGCTTGTTCCAAATTCTTAGAAGAATCGCCAGTGAGATCAACCGTAATTGCAGAGCCGCTGCCGCCATCGAAGCCGCCGCCGCCAGCATTTAAGTCAGCGTTCGGATATTTTGATTTTTGGCTAACCACTTGATCAATAAAATGTTGCGTGTCCGCATCCTTTTTAATGAAAACTAAATAACTAACATTGGTTGGAGGGGTAACATTTCCCCATTTGGCATTATCTTCGGTATTTCCTTGCTGAAGAATGAGATGGTCAAGTTCGCTTTGCTCCAGCATGAACTTTTCTAATTCAATTGCTTTCTCACGAATAGTCGCGATCGGCGTTTCAGGTGTGTAATTCAGGCTAATATTCAATTGACTTGCTGTTGAACCGCCTACGGCACCTTTCGGCATGGAGAAGTAAAGGGCGATGGAACCGCCGAAAAGGATGATAGAGATTAGGATCGAAAGAATCTTGTTATTCAAGCTCCAGGACAAAATCCCTCTGAGTTTTCTGGATTCTTTATGCTCTTTCAACTTCGTGTTGCGAAGCAGCCATGCGCTCATAATGGGCACTACCGTTAGTGCAACAAGCAACGAGGAAAGCAAGGAATACGTAACCGTTAAGGCGAAAGGAAGCAAGAACGCTTGCAGTGATCCTCCCAATAGTCCAAGAGGCAAGAAAACTGCTACGGTAGTTAACGTAGAAGCCGTGATGGCTCTAGCTACCTCACGTGTTGCATCGATAATTAACTCCTTGGAGAAGGCCTCTTTCTGATTTCTACGGAAAATGTTCTCGATGACGACGATACTGTCATCCACGAGTCGACCGACGGCGACAGCGACTCCGCCCAGCGTCAAGATGTTCAATGTTACGCCGGATTGGGAGAGCAGGAACAACGTTAAACCAAGTGATAATGGAATGGAAACAATCGTAATGAATGTGGAACGAATGTTTCGCAGGAAGATCAAGATTACGATCGTTGCAAACAATGCGCCTAACAATACTTCACGCATCATGCTGTTTACGGAAGTTACGACGGATTCAGCTGTAGAGTAAATCACTTCTGCCGTCGCATTCGGATATTTGGTTCCGATCTCATCGGCAATCTTCTTCACTTTTTCGCTGATGTCTACTGCATTGGAGCTCGTGTCTTTCGTTACAACTAATGTAAGGGAATCCTTACCGTTGATGCGTGTGAGTGTATCTTTGTTGGCAGCAACTTCAACCGTTGCAACATCTTTCAGTTTAACGCCAGGCGCAACCGTCAAATTGTTCAATGTATTTAAATCTTCAAGTTTACCGACGACTTTAATTGCACTCGTTTTACCGTCAATTGGACTTTCACCAACATTCACCGCAACATTCTGTCCTTGCAGCACGCCCATTAGAACTTGTGCAGGCAATTGCGCTTTTGCTAATTTATCTTTGTCTGGGTGAATAATAACTTGAGAAACAGAGGTTCCCCCAAGCACTACGCTGGCTAGACCTTTGATTTTTTGAAACTCAGGCAAGATCTTTTCTTGCGCCAGCTCAACATTTTGCTTCGTAATGCCATCTTTAAAGTTCAAGGATACCCAAGAAAGTGGAATCATGGAGGTGTTTAATCGAACCACAAAAGGCTTCGACATGCCAGCAGGAAGTACGATTGGGGCAATGGCCTCTTGCACACTCGCTTGGGCATCCTTCATTTTAATATCCGAGTCAAACGTCATATCGACTTTCATAAAGCCATCTGAGGATGTGGAGAAAATTTCTTTTTTGCCAGGTACACTGGATAACGCCTTTTCTATAGGTGTTGTTGCACTATCTAGCATGGATTTGGCGTCGTAGCCTTGACCTACAACAGTTACGCTAATCTGTGGAAAATCTGCGCTAGGCAGGAACTCCATCGGTAATTTAAAGTAACTGCCGATTCCAGTTCCAAGAATTAAAATGATCATGAAAATTACTGCAGCTTTGTTTCCGAATGCCCATTTAGTAAACCAAGTCACACGTCTCGCTCCCTTTCAACTTATCTCTTTAATGATCCAGTTCCAAGTATAGCAATAATTATCCGACATTGTATATGGCTTGAGTCGGGTTTCATCTCAGTCTGAAGGCGGAGTTCACGATTTCGTTATAGTTCCATAAAAGGTAGTTATTATGTGGCTTCACCCTGATAGCGAACTTTTCTAATGTTGGATAAATATTAAATAAAAGGTAACGATAAACCTATCGTCCAACGTGTGACGAGGATACTGAAGACGACGGGAAGTGAACGTACGCATGCTACAAGGGAAAAAACGTTTGATTTGGATTGCTCTCATCTGTGTGGTCTTGTTCAGCGCTTCCACAACGACTGTATTTGCCTATGGCAAAGGGGCCAAAGGTCCAGATGTCTACGCCGTTCAAGGGATGCTGAAATCGTTAGGGTATTATGCGGGACCGATTACAGGGTATTTTGGCAATCAAACACAAGCGGGGGTTAAAGCTTTTCAAAGTAGATATGGGCTGCCTGTAACAGGAAATGTAGACGATCAAACGCTGCAATCCATCCTCTGGGCTTATGGCAATCTCAAAATACCGAAGAAACCGCCAGCGCCTACGCCAGCTCCGACTCCAGCGCCAGCGCCGCCAATTCCGCAGGTGCCATCTACCTCAGGCTTAACTGTAGAAGAGCAGCAAATGCTGGATCTGGTCAACAAAGCACGCAGGGATGCGGGTCTTCCGCCTTTGACAGCAGACTTGGCTCTTACCAAGACAGCTCGTCTCAAAAGCCAGGACATGGTGGATAATAAGTATTTCTCACACGATTCACCGACATATGGTTCGCCGTTCGATATGATGGAGAAGTTCGGCATCGCGTACAATGCAGCAGGAGAGAACATTGCCTGCAATCAGAACGTACAAGCTGCGCATGACGCATTAATGAACTCGCCAGGCCATAGAGCGAACATCCTCAGCAAAGACTATACCCATATCGGGATCGGGATCGTTAATGGCGGTCCTTGCGGCAAAATGTTTACACAGCAATTCATTGGCAAATAGGCGCAAATCCTATCAAGCTTCAATGAACAAAAGGACCTCGTGGTTGCTTACACAGCCATGAAGTCCTTTTGTTTTTTTTAGGTGGCAGAAACGGGCTTAATTGCCTCGGTCCATTCCGTATACTTTTGAAGCGCAGCACCTTGATCAATCGCATGCCTTGCCATATAGATGCCTTCTTCAATCGATCCAGCCTTCTGGGCGACCCATAGACGAACGGCGCTGTTGAGAAGAACCATATTCAAGAACGGAAGCGGGGCATCTCCGCGTAAAACGGAAAGGGCCGTCTCCGCTTGGAGTTCAGCGGTCCACTCCATTTCAGGGACTTCTACCATAAGCTCATATATTTCAGGGTCGACGATGAATAGTTCGCTAGAATCGCCTTGGATTAAATAGGTACGAGTCCGCTTTTCCACACTCAAATCCTCGGAGCCTTCCATTCCTTGTACCACAATACCGCGGGTAACGCCTAATTCGATTAATAAGTTCGTAATTTTCTCAAAAACAGTACCATGAAACACGCCGACTGCCATATACGAGGCTTCTGTAAAGCGAAGTAATTTCTCTGCCGTATTGAACACCGTACGCAGTCCGAGTTCCTTACGGATTTGGCGCAGCTCGCCTAGCGGCGGACACCATTTCTCCGTAGGTGTGAAAAGAAAGCCTGTTCGCGCTGCAGCAGAGATTAAGGCTTCGCGTGATGCCTCAAGCGCCTGCACCCCCATCGCGGCGAGCACATCCGAGATCGTTATGCCCCATTTCGGCGGCATGCTTGGCGACCCGTGCAGCGTTGTTGGCAAACCGCATGCGGCTAGCACGAAAGCCGTTGGCAAGGTGGCGATGAACGTGCGCGTACGGCCATCATAGGGGCCCGCGCAGTCCATGCTGCCAGCCATTGGATACGTCGTGATACGCGCGCGGAGGGCTTCGATGAACGCTTTGATTTCATCGGGCGACTCCATCTTAATACGCTCCGCAACGAGAAATGCACCGATCTGTGCTTGTGTGGCGGTTCCAGATAAAATCAATTCAGCCGCTTGTGCAGCCTCTTCATACGTTAAATCCCTTGCTCCGCGTTTACCGCGTCCTACTTCTTTTAATAGAGATATCATCGTTTGCGGCCCCCTTTGTTTTGATCTTGCAGTATCTGATATACCTTCACGATGGAGGTGGCGACATCAACCATGCGCTTACGCTCATTCATAGCTTGTTTACGGAGAAAATCATAAGCCTCTGCTTCAGAAATGCCTTTGATTTCACAGAGGATTCGCTTCGCTTGATCGACCCATTTGCGCTCTTCCAGCTTGGAGAGCAATTGTTCACGTTCTTGCTGCCATTCCGTGCGTTGGAAGTAATGATTCACTCCCAGGAGCAACGCGCAGTGAATTTCCAAAGGGCTCATTTGAGGACCGATCAGTCCGTCGATGCCCCCGTCCATTTTACATTCATTAGAAGGAAAAGTATGTGTATCGCACCACCAGAAGACCGGTAGGCTTCTCTGTGCAAGCAATCGCGACCGCCAATCGGCGACACGATCAGGACTTACAGATAATAATACAGCATCTGCCTTCGGTATGATAAAAGAAATTTCTTTCATATTAAATGTAGAATAAATGCGAAATCCTAAATCCTTCAGAATTTCATCGGGCAAACCATTCTGTCCTTGGATGGTTTCCGTTCGTGCGGGTGATGACGGCTCAGAGGAGGCAGCTGAGCGAGTTGGATGAAACTCGTCGATCAGGATGAATGTTTGTAGCATGGGAATACCTCCATCTTTGGCAACATTAATTACATGGCAACTTGATGTTAGGTTTCGAGGTTGTTTACCAGTATTATACGGCAATACTATAGCATATGCACCTAAAATTTGTCGATATGCTACATGGAATCTTCGTTTCAAAATATTTGTGTTAAGTTTATTGACATAAAAAATTTCGCATCGTATAATCAAGGTAAGAAATCGGCACAATGATGTGCCACTCAACGAAGGCAACGGCGCCTATCCTCTTACAAGTACGTAAATGGATAGGCTTTTTATGTTCAACTATAGGCAAGAAGCAAGAATTACTCAATTTTATCAACATGCTGATCACGAGGACGTGGCAGCAGTGGCAATGAGGCCGATGAACATCCCGAAACCCTAGGGATTGTTTGTCGGCCTTTTCTGTCAACGTACAGTCAGAACCGAACAGGGTAGGAAATTAAAGAAGGCGCAAAGCCTCACAAAAGGAGAGGGATGGCATGGTTGATCGGAAAAGTTTTCTGCAAGTGGGACACAAAGGGTCATTGTTCAGTTCTTTTTTGTATTTTGACATGAGTTTCATGGTATGGGTTCTACTCGGACCGCTCGCTGTTATCCTCTCGAATGACTTTCACTTGAATGCGGCAGAGAAAGCGAATCTCGTTGCGCTGCCGACATTGGGTGGAGCTGTACTACGGCTAGTTCTTGGGGTGTTGACAGATAAGATTGGTCCGAAACGAACCGGACAGATTGGTCTCACGCTTACATTGATTCCTCTGCTCTATGGCTGGTTGTTTGCGGACACCATGGGAGAAATGTATTTCGTGGCGCTTATGTTAGGGATTGCAGGTGCGAGCTTTGCCGCTGCTTTGCCGCTCGCAAGCAGCTGGTACCCTCCGCAATATCAAGGCTTAGCCATGGGGATTGCAGGTGCTGGTAACAGTGGAACGATTTTCGCAACGCTCTTTGCAAACCGCCTTGCACAACATTATGGCAGCTGGCATGTGGTGTTTGGACTCGCATTAATCCCTATTCTCATTACATTAGTTGTATTCTCGATCTTAGCGAAGGATAGCCCGAATAAGCCAGCTCCGAAGAAGCTTGCAGAGTATGGCAAGGTTCTGAAACAAAGAGATTCCTGGTTGTTCTGCATTTTCTACAGCGTAACGTTTGGCGGATTCGTCGGCATGGCTTCTTACTTAACGATCTTCTTCAATACACAGTACGGTTTATCACCAGTTCGAGCAGCCGACTTTACGACATTATGTGTGATCGGCGGCAGCTTCTTCCGCCCAGTAGGCGGCTGGCTAGCAGATAAACTTGGCGGTATTCGCATGCTGATGGTGCTCTATGGCGTTGTTGGTCTGATGATGGCAGGCATCTCTACACTGCCGACACTTTCGCTTACGACTGTTATGCTCTTCATCGCGATGATGGCTTTCGGTATGGGAAATGGCTCGGTGTTCCAACTTGTGCCGCAACGTTTCCGTACGGAGATTGGTGTAATGACAGGTATTGTTGGTGCTGCCGGAGGCTTAGGAGGATACTTCTTACCGAAAATTCTCGGCAACTTGAAGCTGTCCACGGGTTCCTTCACACCAGGATTTCTAATTCTAAGCGGCATTGCGGTTTCATGCATCTTGATTATTGCCCTCGTGCAAGGTCAATGGAAACGAACTTGGATTGGCGAAGGCGGAAAAGTAAAAACGACAACGACAACAACAACGACAACTTCAAGTACAGGCACAGTTCAAGCATAGAGGTTGATCGAAACCGCTGGCCTTGAGGGCCAGCGGTCATCCGTAAAGTTTTTGCGCATGGAGCCTTCCTGTCAGGCTTTATGCCCAAAGACGTTACGACTAGCGTCTTTGCGAACTGCTCAAGCTC
This window encodes:
- a CDS encoding xanthine dehydrogenase family protein molybdopterin-binding subunit, with the translated sequence MKKKDHDGKVSGQLAYLGDVKLDSMLYGVLYRSPIPYGKVRSIQLPPLPEGYEKIGAEHIPDGANFVKLLHKDQPIFANEWVNYIGEPIFMLVGPKLDILHQLVEEAQVDMEEHPAILTLEEAIQQKDQTGVFASHEFGESLEVIQTIETNAHQIVEEEYETGYQEHVYLEPQGMLGIYKEDEIHVEGSMQCLYYVKKALVSALACDEDEVRVIQSPTGGGFGGKEDFPSMMACHVGIAAKVVKKPVMLLFDRAEDFEVTTKRHPAKFKYRTALDEKGNILCMHVELFLDCGANAGLSPVVLQRALLNSAGVYKIPHFHAKGYALKTNTVPNGAFRGFGAPQSFAAIESLMGHISRKLKRDPIAYKRNYLVKQGDHTITGGKFKDPVLMEDMIKDLMLTVDYTKKKEEFLGFNQQNKRYKKGIGASFFLHGCGFTGSGERDHIKATVKLVKTESDQVLIKISNSDMGQGALTIMSKIVARELGLPYKDISFPYPDTKEVPDSGPTVASRTTMIVGKLLERAASKMKAGWLSGVSQEVVEHYVHEEMIPWNEEKFSGDAYPAYAWGVNMIELEVDTLTGNVRVEKIYGSYDIGKAIDEQIVKGQIDGGMVQGIAYGCMEKMTSKSGKIQQKSISDYGPPTAMDVVHIESKLYDNPFAGGPYGAKGVGELPLTGGAPAVQAAIEDALQISFYQIPVTPELIIESLTKKAGGSS
- a CDS encoding (2Fe-2S)-binding protein → MITFNLNGREVETEAPPTMRLIDLLRDEFQLIGSKEGCGDGECGTCSVLVNSLLHNSCLVPIGAIEGAEVITIDGYCKTEQFQLLSECYSEAGAVQCGFCIPGMVMASAAILSQNPHPTEEEIREGISGNLCRCTGYNMIVDAIDLAAKKGEGLW
- a CDS encoding FAD binding domain-containing protein, which produces MVIKTNTSYRYKRLEETLSRLSKEECQIIAGGTDVMVQHKSPRGTPAKFDKPIVFIDQLKELKQVYKMNHDIHIGACCTYSEMMKHPLIPGILKKAIKEIAAPAIRNRGTIGGNICNASPAGDTLPLLYIYNAKVRLVSAKGERMIEIQDFIQGPRKVNRLNDEIVREIILPEVHEDLTHFVFEKVANRRADAIAKISFAGLLRRDEGRISDARFAFGAVGPTIVRSMDIEKKLLSAAFPLDNKFIDGIVADFECLLKPIDDGRSTAVYRKTVALHLLRHFLEMY
- a CDS encoding efflux RND transporter permease subunit, which encodes MTWFTKWAFGNKAAVIFMIILILGTGIGSYFKLPMEFLPSADFPQISVTVVGQGYDAKSMLDSATTPIEKALSSVPGKKEIFSTSSDGFMKVDMTFDSDIKMKDAQASVQEAIAPIVLPAGMSKPFVVRLNTSMIPLSWVSLNFKDGITKQNVELAQEKILPEFQKIKGLASVVLGGTSVSQVIIHPDKDKLAKAQLPAQVLMGVLQGQNVAVNVGESPIDGKTSAIKVVGKLEDLNTLNNLTVAPGVKLKDVATVEVAANKDTLTRINGKDSLTLVVTKDTSSNAVDISEKVKKIADEIGTKYPNATAEVIYSTAESVVTSVNSMMREVLLGALFATIVILIFLRNIRSTFITIVSIPLSLGLTLFLLSQSGVTLNILTLGGVAVAVGRLVDDSIVVIENIFRRNQKEAFSKELIIDATREVARAITASTLTTVAVFLPLGLLGGSLQAFLLPFALTVTYSLLSSLLVALTVVPIMSAWLLRNTKLKEHKESRKLRGILSWSLNNKILSILISIILFGGSIALYFSMPKGAVGGSTASQLNISLNYTPETPIATIREKAIELEKFMLEQSELDHLILQQGNTEDNAKWGNVTPPTNVSYLVFIKKDADTQHFIDQVVSQKSKYPNADLNAGGGGFDGGSGSAITVDLTGDSSKNLEQAAADVIAAVKDIEGVEKVNSNQNVTKPGYSITVDPALAKPQEIAGTIRSLMNPTPIGSMKLENKEIPVVLDALIKPTTVSDLSNIQIMTATGPAALTSVAKIEKTNESNTILHKGGQQYLRVTALVDSAKLSKINKEITTKTKDLKLPEGVTLLVGGASAQQSSDFADLFMTMGISIGIVLLIMVITFKSFRAPIASMVSLPFAAVGAIVGMMITKTSFDVTSIFGFLMLIGIVVTNAIVLIDRVKQNEEHMTIRESLLEAAATRMRPILMTAVATICAMVPLVIAKAEEGSIVSKGLAVVVIGGLTSATIFTLVMVPTVYELLHFRKAKRQRKQLEAAK
- a CDS encoding peptidoglycan-binding protein is translated as MLQGKKRLIWIALICVVLFSASTTTVFAYGKGAKGPDVYAVQGMLKSLGYYAGPITGYFGNQTQAGVKAFQSRYGLPVTGNVDDQTLQSILWAYGNLKIPKKPPAPTPAPTPAPAPPIPQVPSTSGLTVEEQQMLDLVNKARRDAGLPPLTADLALTKTARLKSQDMVDNKYFSHDSPTYGSPFDMMEKFGIAYNAAGENIACNQNVQAAHDALMNSPGHRANILSKDYTHIGIGIVNGGPCGKMFTQQFIGK
- a CDS encoding anthranilate phosphoribosyltransferase, yielding MISLLKEVGRGKRGARDLTYEEAAQAAELILSGTATQAQIGAFLVAERIKMESPDEIKAFIEALRARITTYPMAGSMDCAGPYDGRTRTFIATLPTAFVLAACGLPTTLHGSPSMPPKWGITISDVLAAMGVQALEASREALISAAARTGFLFTPTEKWCPPLGELRQIRKELGLRTVFNTAEKLLRFTEASYMAVGVFHGTVFEKITNLLIELGVTRGIVVQGMEGSEDLSVEKRTRTYLIQGDSSELFIVDPEIYELMVEVPEMEWTAELQAETALSVLRGDAPLPFLNMVLLNSAVRLWVAQKAGSIEEGIYMARHAIDQGAALQKYTEWTEAIKPVSAT
- a CDS encoding ANTAR domain-containing response regulator, with the translated sequence MLQTFILIDEFHPTRSAASSEPSSPARTETIQGQNGLPDEILKDLGFRIYSTFNMKEISFIIPKADAVLLSVSPDRVADWRSRLLAQRSLPVFWWCDTHTFPSNECKMDGGIDGLIGPQMSPLEIHCALLLGVNHYFQRTEWQQEREQLLSKLEERKWVDQAKRILCEIKGISEAEAYDFLRKQAMNERKRMVDVATSIVKVYQILQDQNKGGRKR
- a CDS encoding nitrate/nitrite transporter, with the translated sequence MVDRKSFLQVGHKGSLFSSFLYFDMSFMVWVLLGPLAVILSNDFHLNAAEKANLVALPTLGGAVLRLVLGVLTDKIGPKRTGQIGLTLTLIPLLYGWLFADTMGEMYFVALMLGIAGASFAAALPLASSWYPPQYQGLAMGIAGAGNSGTIFATLFANRLAQHYGSWHVVFGLALIPILITLVVFSILAKDSPNKPAPKKLAEYGKVLKQRDSWLFCIFYSVTFGGFVGMASYLTIFFNTQYGLSPVRAADFTTLCVIGGSFFRPVGGWLADKLGGIRMLMVLYGVVGLMMAGISTLPTLSLTTVMLFIAMMAFGMGNGSVFQLVPQRFRTEIGVMTGIVGAAGGLGGYFLPKILGNLKLSTGSFTPGFLILSGIAVSCILIIALVQGQWKRTWIGEGGKVKTTTTTTTTTSSTGTVQA